A segment of the Desulfonatronovibrio hydrogenovorans DSM 9292 genome:
TGATTATATAGCTTGGGAAATGCCGAATCTGCCCGGTTCAAGGGGCGCAGGGCTTATCTATCATGGCACTCTGGCTGCCAGAAATCAGGTGTCTGCTCAAAGCCTTTATAAAATGATCCAAAGTAACGGGTCTTGCGTTTTCTGCGATATCAACCTGCGAGATCCCTGGTGGAGCACAAAACTTGTCCGGGATATCCTTTCCTGGTGTTCCTACCTGAAAGTCAATGAGGATGAATTAAGGGTTGTTGCTGATGTCTCGGGCATTGGAGGATCATCGGACATTCGGAAAACAGCCAGAGCACTGCAGCTCAAGCATAATCTAAAATGCCTGATTGTCACCCTTGGCTCTCAGGGTGCAGGACTTTATCCGGCCGGGGAAGATGATTATTTTTCCGAAGCTCCTGAGGTGTCCGGTTTTCAGGACAGCGTGGGGGCCGGGGATGCCTTTTCCTCTGTCTTTCTGCTGGGGCTGGTAGAGGCTTGGCCCTGGGAACAAATTCTTGCCAGAGCTGTTTATTTTGCAGCCAGGATCTGCCAGGTCAAGGGGGCTGTTCCAAAAGACAGGTCTCTTTACCGGTCCATCAGACAGAAATGGGAGCAGGAGCATGCCTAAGTCAAAAAAGAACAAAGGACTATATCTTGTCCACCTGAGCATCCATGGGCTGGTCAGGGGGTACGACATGGAGCTCGGCCGGGATGCAGATACCGGAGGTCAGGTCAAGTATGTGGTTGAACTGGCAAGGGCCCTTGGAAGGCGTCCTGAGATTGCCAGGGTGGACTTGATTACCAGGAGGATCCTTGATGAGAAAGTCGATCCTGTGTACGGGAAAACCATTGAAAAATTGGGAGAAAAATCCAATATCGTCCGGATTCCCTTTGGCCCCAAAAGGTATTTGCGCAAGGAAGTGCTCTGGCCCCATCTGGATGAGTTGACCGACAGAGTTCTTCAGTATTTCAGAAGGCTGCGCATGGTTCCGGACATAATTCACGGCCACTATGCCGATGCTGGACTGGCCGGAGCAAAGCTGGCTCAGCAGCTTGGCATCCCCTTTATTTTTACTGGCCACTCCCTGGGTCTTATCAAGAAGGAGAAGCTTATTGATAAGGGAAGAACTACTGATTTCATCGAATCAAGATACAACATATCCACGAGAATAGAAGCCGAAGAGATGGCCCTTGGCAATGCGTCCATGGTGATCACCAGTACCTCGCAAGAAAGGGATGAACAGTACCTGGAATATGATAACCACCATTTTTCAAGGATCAGGGTGATTCCACCAGG
Coding sequences within it:
- a CDS encoding carbohydrate kinase family protein, which encodes MTKEKCFDSVQVFGEVLFDVFPDQKRVLGGAPFNVACHLKGFGLDPLFMSRVGNDDLGKEAVRAMDSWSLCLCGLQLDKVRPTGTVRIRFKDDEPSYDIKDNVAYDYIAWEMPNLPGSRGAGLIYHGTLAARNQVSAQSLYKMIQSNGSCVFCDINLRDPWWSTKLVRDILSWCSYLKVNEDELRVVADVSGIGGSSDIRKTARALQLKHNLKCLIVTLGSQGAGLYPAGEDDYFSEAPEVSGFQDSVGAGDAFSSVFLLGLVEAWPWEQILARAVYFAARICQVKGAVPKDRSLYRSIRQKWEQEHA